Proteins from a genomic interval of Balearica regulorum gibbericeps isolate bBalReg1 unplaced genomic scaffold, bBalReg1.pri S36, whole genome shotgun sequence:
- the LOC142599662 gene encoding uncharacterized protein LOC142599662 isoform X3 has product MSSHMAVATKERPASMRRIKMDFWDGMEHTFMMSSISAKVRTAIWDAVAEYIQQQLLLRKGVQIPSIGSFDVVPTRIQVGNKVVIIQRPVFRLARNLVVVHNLRDNKDYLPGHKELEPLKYAKVAEAASVSRRKVENCIQGTTSLLSYCLGKGKNIALVLRDIGVLLIEGTRVQMKFYLSFLERMSGKENFEKATFKVPQLLDMMVSPVVPLASLTFSGRLIIFPEFEMYVVPKSPPRDPRKRNVAVACAKLSLLACSTLTPNEASQLQERKEMEDKVKSWLRQLPPIPEHSSGKKQPAASTPKGKAKLEGQASKQSRAQAAKSRSCRGGGQGEHKVPFGSKLPSLSSETRLPEEATYKVFVPQPPGPETVELLRSRPEMFWSVLQEPQKTILAGYSFDPSLLVPPIYERSRSAQGQPPKTTPVVSRMEWPWLE; this is encoded by the exons ATGAGCTCCCACATGGCTGTTGCCACTAAGGAGCGACCCGCCAGCATGAGGCGGATCAAAATGGACTTCTGGGACGGGATGGAGCACACCTTCATGATGTCCAGCATCAGCGCCAAAG TGCGAACAGCCATCTGGGACGCAGTGGCCGAATACATCCaacaacagctgctgctgcggaAG GGGGTCCAGATTCCTTCCATTGGCTCCTTTGACGTGGTCCCCACACGCATCCAGGTTGGGAACAAGGTGGTGATTATCCAGAGGCCCGTGTTTCGGCTGGCCAGGAACCTCGTGGTTGTCCACAACCTCAGGGACAACAAGGACTACCTGCCCG GCCATAAGGAGCTGGAGCCCCTGAAATATGCCAAGGTGGCCGAAGCCGCCTCGGTGTCCCGGCGGAAAGTGGAGAACTGTATCCAAGGCACCACGTCCCTCCTCTCTTACTgcctgggaaaggggaagaacaTCGCCCTTGTCCTGAGGGACATAGGGGTGCTCCTCATTGAAGGCACAAGGGTACAAATGAAGTTCTACCTCAGCTTCTTGGAGAGGATGTCTGGGAAAGAGAACTTTGAGAAAGCTACTTTTAAG GTCCCCCAGCTGCTGGACATGATGGTGTCCCCAGTGGTACCTCTGGCCTCTCTGACATTTTCTGGCCGTCTCATCATCTTTCCTGA GTTTGAAATGTATGTTGTGCCCAAATCACCACCAAGGGACCCTCGCAAGAGAAACGTTGCTG TGGCATGTGCTAAACTGTCCTTGCTTGCCTGTTCGACCTTGACTCCTAATGAAGCCTCACAGctccaggaaagaaaggagatggaGGACAAGGTGAAGTCTTGGCTCAG GCAGCTGCCACCGATCCCAGAGCACTCCTCTGGCAAAAAGCAACCTGCGGCCAGCACACCCAAGGGCAAAGCCAAGCTCGAAGGCCAAGCATCAAAGCAGAGCCGAGCGCAGGCAGCAAAATCTCggagctgcagaggagggggaCAAGGAGAACATAAAGTTCCCTTTGGAAGCAAATTACCGTCGTTGAGCTCTGAGACCAGGCTGCCTGAGGAGGCCACCTACAAGGTCTTTGTTCCACAGCCACCAGGACCTGAGACAGTAGAATTACTGAGATCAAGGCCTGAGATGTTCTGGTCAGTGCTGCAAGAGCCACAGAAGACCATCTTAGCTGGATACAGCTTTGATCCCTCCCTTTTGGTGCCACCAATCTACGAGAGGTCCAGGTCTGCGCAAGGCCAACCACCGAAGACCACACCAGTGGTCTCCAGGATGGAGTGGCCCTGGCTGGAGTGA
- the LOC142599662 gene encoding uncharacterized protein LOC142599662 isoform X1 — protein MSSHMAVATKERPASMRRIKMDFWDGMEHTFMMSSISAKVRTAIWDAVAEYIQQQLLLRKGVQIPSIGSFDVVPTRIQVGNKVVIIQRPVFRLARNLVVVHNLRDNKDYLPGHKELEPLKYAKVAEAASVSRRKVENCIQGTTSLLSYCLGKGKNIALVLRDIGVLLIEGTRVQMKFYLSFLERMSGKENFEKATFKVPQLLDMMVSPVVPLASLTFSGRLIIFPEFEMYVVPKSPPRDPRKRNVAGEDKEKKEEVLAGLDQGKKVACAKLSLLACSTLTPNEASQLQERKEMEDKVKSWLRQLPPIPEHSSGKKQPAASTPKGKAKLEGQASKQSRAQAAKSRSCRGGGQGEHKVPFGSKLPSLSSETRLPEEATYKVFVPQPPGPETVELLRSRPEMFWSVLQEPQKTILAGYSFDPSLLVPPIYERSRSAQGQPPKTTPVVSRMEWPWLE, from the exons ATGAGCTCCCACATGGCTGTTGCCACTAAGGAGCGACCCGCCAGCATGAGGCGGATCAAAATGGACTTCTGGGACGGGATGGAGCACACCTTCATGATGTCCAGCATCAGCGCCAAAG TGCGAACAGCCATCTGGGACGCAGTGGCCGAATACATCCaacaacagctgctgctgcggaAG GGGGTCCAGATTCCTTCCATTGGCTCCTTTGACGTGGTCCCCACACGCATCCAGGTTGGGAACAAGGTGGTGATTATCCAGAGGCCCGTGTTTCGGCTGGCCAGGAACCTCGTGGTTGTCCACAACCTCAGGGACAACAAGGACTACCTGCCCG GCCATAAGGAGCTGGAGCCCCTGAAATATGCCAAGGTGGCCGAAGCCGCCTCGGTGTCCCGGCGGAAAGTGGAGAACTGTATCCAAGGCACCACGTCCCTCCTCTCTTACTgcctgggaaaggggaagaacaTCGCCCTTGTCCTGAGGGACATAGGGGTGCTCCTCATTGAAGGCACAAGGGTACAAATGAAGTTCTACCTCAGCTTCTTGGAGAGGATGTCTGGGAAAGAGAACTTTGAGAAAGCTACTTTTAAG GTCCCCCAGCTGCTGGACATGATGGTGTCCCCAGTGGTACCTCTGGCCTCTCTGACATTTTCTGGCCGTCTCATCATCTTTCCTGA GTTTGAAATGTATGTTGTGCCCAAATCACCACCAAGGGACCCTCGCAAGAGAAACGTTGCTGGTGAGgacaaggagaagaaagaagaggtttTGGCAGGTCTCGACCAGGGCAAAAAAG TGGCATGTGCTAAACTGTCCTTGCTTGCCTGTTCGACCTTGACTCCTAATGAAGCCTCACAGctccaggaaagaaaggagatggaGGACAAGGTGAAGTCTTGGCTCAG GCAGCTGCCACCGATCCCAGAGCACTCCTCTGGCAAAAAGCAACCTGCGGCCAGCACACCCAAGGGCAAAGCCAAGCTCGAAGGCCAAGCATCAAAGCAGAGCCGAGCGCAGGCAGCAAAATCTCggagctgcagaggagggggaCAAGGAGAACATAAAGTTCCCTTTGGAAGCAAATTACCGTCGTTGAGCTCTGAGACCAGGCTGCCTGAGGAGGCCACCTACAAGGTCTTTGTTCCACAGCCACCAGGACCTGAGACAGTAGAATTACTGAGATCAAGGCCTGAGATGTTCTGGTCAGTGCTGCAAGAGCCACAGAAGACCATCTTAGCTGGATACAGCTTTGATCCCTCCCTTTTGGTGCCACCAATCTACGAGAGGTCCAGGTCTGCGCAAGGCCAACCACCGAAGACCACACCAGTGGTCTCCAGGATGGAGTGGCCCTGGCTGGAGTGA
- the LOC142599665 gene encoding uncharacterized protein LOC142599665 isoform X1, with amino-acid sequence MKFYLSFLERMSGKENFEKATFKVPQLLDMMVSPVVPLASLTFSGRLIIFPEFEMYVVPKSPPRDPRKRNVAGEDKEKKEEVLAGLDQGKKVACAKLSLLACSTLTPNEASQLQERKEMEDKVKSWLRQLPPIPEHSSGKKQPAASTPKGKAKLEGQASKQSRAQAAKSRSCRGGGQGEHKVPFGSKLPSLSSETRLPEEATYKVFVPQPPGPETVELLRSRPEMFWSVLQEPQKTILAGYSFDPSLLVPPIYERSRSAQGQPPKTTPVVSRMEWPWLE; translated from the exons ATGAAGTTCTACCTCAGCTTCTTGGAGAGGATGTCTGGGAAAGAGAACTTTGAGAAAGCTACTTTTAAG GTCCCCCAGCTGCTGGACATGATGGTGTCCCCAGTGGTACCTCTGGCCTCTCTGACATTTTCTGGCCGTCTCATCATCTTTCCTGA GTTTGAAATGTATGTTGTGCCCAAATCACCACCAAGGGACCCTCGCAAGAGAAACGTTGCTGGTGAGgacaaggagaagaaagaagaggtttTGGCAGGTCTCGACCAGGGCAAAAAAG TGGCATGTGCTAAACTGTCCTTGCTTGCCTGTTCGACCTTGACTCCTAATGAAGCCTCACAGctccaggaaagaaaggagatggaGGACAAGGTGAAGTCTTGGCTCAG GCAGCTGCCACCGATCCCAGAGCACTCCTCTGGCAAAAAGCAACCTGCGGCCAGCACACCCAAGGGCAAAGCCAAGCTCGAAGGCCAAGCATCAAAGCAGAGCCGAGCGCAGGCAGCAAAATCTCggagctgcagaggagggggaCAAGGAGAACATAAAGTTCCCTTTGGAAGCAAATTACCGTCGTTGAGCTCTGAGACCAGGCTGCCTGAGGAGGCCACCTACAAGGTCTTTGTTCCACAGCCACCAGGACCTGAGACAGTAGAATTACTGAGATCAAGGCCTGAGATGTTCTGGTCAGTGCTGCAAGAGCCACAGAAGACCATCTTAGCTGGATACAGCTTTGATCCCTCCCTTTTGGTGCCACCAATCTACGAGAGGTCCAGGTCTGCGCAAGGCCAACCACCGAAGACCACACCAGTGGTCTCCAGGATGGAGTGGCCCTGGCTGGAGTGA
- the LOC142599662 gene encoding uncharacterized protein LOC142599662 isoform X2, whose amino-acid sequence MAWALYHHQALAQGRWQPRHRGPAVRTAIWDAVAEYIQQQLLLRKGVQIPSIGSFDVVPTRIQVGNKVVIIQRPVFRLARNLVVVHNLRDNKDYLPGHKELEPLKYAKVAEAASVSRRKVENCIQGTTSLLSYCLGKGKNIALVLRDIGVLLIEGTRVQMKFYLSFLERMSGKENFEKATFKVPQLLDMMVSPVVPLASLTFSGRLIIFPEFEMYVVPKSPPRDPRKRNVAGEDKEKKEEVLAGLDQGKKVACAKLSLLACSTLTPNEASQLQERKEMEDKVKSWLRQLPPIPEHSSGKKQPAASTPKGKAKLEGQASKQSRAQAAKSRSCRGGGQGEHKVPFGSKLPSLSSETRLPEEATYKVFVPQPPGPETVELLRSRPEMFWSVLQEPQKTILAGYSFDPSLLVPPIYERSRSAQGQPPKTTPVVSRMEWPWLE is encoded by the exons ATGGCCTGGGCCCTGTATCATCACCAGGCATTGGCACAGGGGCGGTGGCAGCCCCGTCACAGAGGGCCAGCAG TGCGAACAGCCATCTGGGACGCAGTGGCCGAATACATCCaacaacagctgctgctgcggaAG GGGGTCCAGATTCCTTCCATTGGCTCCTTTGACGTGGTCCCCACACGCATCCAGGTTGGGAACAAGGTGGTGATTATCCAGAGGCCCGTGTTTCGGCTGGCCAGGAACCTCGTGGTTGTCCACAACCTCAGGGACAACAAGGACTACCTGCCCG GCCATAAGGAGCTGGAGCCCCTGAAATATGCCAAGGTGGCCGAAGCCGCCTCGGTGTCCCGGCGGAAAGTGGAGAACTGTATCCAAGGCACCACGTCCCTCCTCTCTTACTgcctgggaaaggggaagaacaTCGCCCTTGTCCTGAGGGACATAGGGGTGCTCCTCATTGAAGGCACAAGGGTACAAATGAAGTTCTACCTCAGCTTCTTGGAGAGGATGTCTGGGAAAGAGAACTTTGAGAAAGCTACTTTTAAG GTCCCCCAGCTGCTGGACATGATGGTGTCCCCAGTGGTACCTCTGGCCTCTCTGACATTTTCTGGCCGTCTCATCATCTTTCCTGA GTTTGAAATGTATGTTGTGCCCAAATCACCACCAAGGGACCCTCGCAAGAGAAACGTTGCTGGTGAGgacaaggagaagaaagaagaggtttTGGCAGGTCTCGACCAGGGCAAAAAAG TGGCATGTGCTAAACTGTCCTTGCTTGCCTGTTCGACCTTGACTCCTAATGAAGCCTCACAGctccaggaaagaaaggagatggaGGACAAGGTGAAGTCTTGGCTCAG GCAGCTGCCACCGATCCCAGAGCACTCCTCTGGCAAAAAGCAACCTGCGGCCAGCACACCCAAGGGCAAAGCCAAGCTCGAAGGCCAAGCATCAAAGCAGAGCCGAGCGCAGGCAGCAAAATCTCggagctgcagaggagggggaCAAGGAGAACATAAAGTTCCCTTTGGAAGCAAATTACCGTCGTTGAGCTCTGAGACCAGGCTGCCTGAGGAGGCCACCTACAAGGTCTTTGTTCCACAGCCACCAGGACCTGAGACAGTAGAATTACTGAGATCAAGGCCTGAGATGTTCTGGTCAGTGCTGCAAGAGCCACAGAAGACCATCTTAGCTGGATACAGCTTTGATCCCTCCCTTTTGGTGCCACCAATCTACGAGAGGTCCAGGTCTGCGCAAGGCCAACCACCGAAGACCACACCAGTGGTCTCCAGGATGGAGTGGCCCTGGCTGGAGTGA
- the LOC142599665 gene encoding uncharacterized protein LOC142599665 isoform X2, giving the protein MKFYLSFLERMSGKENFEKATFKVPQLLDMMVSPVVPLASLTFSGRLIIFPEFEMYVVPKSPPRDPRKRNVAVACAKLSLLACSTLTPNEASQLQERKEMEDKVKSWLRQLPPIPEHSSGKKQPAASTPKGKAKLEGQASKQSRAQAAKSRSCRGGGQGEHKVPFGSKLPSLSSETRLPEEATYKVFVPQPPGPETVELLRSRPEMFWSVLQEPQKTILAGYSFDPSLLVPPIYERSRSAQGQPPKTTPVVSRMEWPWLE; this is encoded by the exons ATGAAGTTCTACCTCAGCTTCTTGGAGAGGATGTCTGGGAAAGAGAACTTTGAGAAAGCTACTTTTAAG GTCCCCCAGCTGCTGGACATGATGGTGTCCCCAGTGGTACCTCTGGCCTCTCTGACATTTTCTGGCCGTCTCATCATCTTTCCTGA GTTTGAAATGTATGTTGTGCCCAAATCACCACCAAGGGACCCTCGCAAGAGAAACGTTGCTG TGGCATGTGCTAAACTGTCCTTGCTTGCCTGTTCGACCTTGACTCCTAATGAAGCCTCACAGctccaggaaagaaaggagatggaGGACAAGGTGAAGTCTTGGCTCAG GCAGCTGCCACCGATCCCAGAGCACTCCTCTGGCAAAAAGCAACCTGCGGCCAGCACACCCAAGGGCAAAGCCAAGCTCGAAGGCCAAGCATCAAAGCAGAGCCGAGCGCAGGCAGCAAAATCTCggagctgcagaggagggggaCAAGGAGAACATAAAGTTCCCTTTGGAAGCAAATTACCGTCGTTGAGCTCTGAGACCAGGCTGCCTGAGGAGGCCACCTACAAGGTCTTTGTTCCACAGCCACCAGGACCTGAGACAGTAGAATTACTGAGATCAAGGCCTGAGATGTTCTGGTCAGTGCTGCAAGAGCCACAGAAGACCATCTTAGCTGGATACAGCTTTGATCCCTCCCTTTTGGTGCCACCAATCTACGAGAGGTCCAGGTCTGCGCAAGGCCAACCACCGAAGACCACACCAGTGGTCTCCAGGATGGAGTGGCCCTGGCTGGAGTGA